AGCCTGGGTCCTGATGCGGGCCACGGtgcggcgaggaggaagaagaaggaccgCCATGCCTACCATCAGGTCGAGGCCGTGGGATCATCACAGCCCTTCAATGGCATTCCTCCAGCTGGAACACCTGCTACAGCCTTCCTCAACGCCGAGCCCTCGGCAGCCGGTGCTCGCTATGGTGGCTCTCAGTTCCCAGCGCCGGTAAGCCCAGGCTTCAATCCTGTTCCGGCTTCACCCGCCGAGTTTGCGGCGAGGGGTGGCGGCTTTGGTGATGCCACTGCCTCCGCCACCATGGTTTCTAGCGGGGGCCAGGACAGAGTATCTCCTGACGAGATGCCAAGTGTGCCCCTTTCCCGGGACTCGGTCCAGCAATACTTCCTCACCAACGTCTATCCTACCTTTGAGCGCCTGGTtccccctcccgccaccacctccttcgtcGCCTTTGACCAAGGAAACTCATCCCCCAAGTTTGCCCGTCTGAGTTTGACCAACATTCCCGCCACGGCCGAAGGACTGAAGAGCACAGCACTGCCCCTGGGTCTTGTGTTGCAGCCTCTTGCCCCTCTCCAAGCCGGCGAGCTGCCGATTCCCGTCTTGGACTTTGGTGATGCCGGCCCGCCCCGCTGCCACAGATGCCGTGCTTacatcaaccccttcatGATCTTCCGCTCCGGCGGCAACAAGTTTGTGTGCAACCTGTGCAACTATGCCAACGACACCCCTCCCGAATACTTCTGTGCCACCAGTCCCCAGGGTGTTCGCGTGGACCGCGACCAGCGCCCAGAGCTTATGCGGGGCACCGTGGAGTTTGTGGTGCCCAAGGAGTATTGGACCAGGGAGCCAGTTGGTCTCCGTTACGTTTTCGTCATTGACGTCACCCAGGAATCTTTCAACAAGGGCTACTTGGAGGCCTTTTGCGAGGGCATTCTCCGTGCTCTGTATGCTcccgaggatgacgaggagaaggatgagaatggagaggtgaagaggaggatacCGGCGGGCGCCAAGGTTGGCTTCGTGACTTACGACAAGGAGGTTCACTTTTACAATGTGAGCCCGTCGCTGGAGCAGGCTCAGATGATGATTATGCCGGACATTGAGGATCCTTTTGTTCCGCTCAGCGAGGGCTTGTTTGTGGATCCTTATGAGTCCAAGACGGTCATCACGTCTCTTttgacgaggctgccgcAGATGTTTTCGGACATCAAGAACCCGGAGCCGGCGCTGCTTTCTACCCTGAACGCGGTTGTGGGTGCGCTGGAAAAGACTGGTGGCAAGATTTTCTGCTCGTTGGCTGCGCTGCCTACTTGGGGTCCTGGACGTTTGTTCATGAGGGATGATGGAAAGCATCCTAATGGTGAGCCGGACAAGAAGTTGTTTAGCACGGAGCACCCGGCCTGGAGGAAAttggccgagaagctggTTTCTattggtgctggtgttgactTTTTTATGGCGTCGCCTTCCGGGGGTTATCTTGATATTGCCACTGTTGGTAAGTATTACCTTTGTTTGCTTATCGAAATGACCCGCTGACATGGAACTAGGCTATGTGTCTGCCACCACTGGCGGCGAGACCTTCTTCTACCCCAACTTCATTGCTGGCAGggacaacaccaagcttTCCCTTGAGATCAAACACGCCGTAACCCGTGAGACGGGCTACCAGGCCCTCATGAAGGTCAGGTGCTCCAATGGCCTTCAGGTATCGGCCTATCATGGCAACTTCATCCAGCACACATTTGGCGCCGACCTGGAGATCGGTGTGATTGATGCCGACAAAGCCCTTGGTGTCACCTTTGGCTATGACGGCAAGCTCGACTCCAAACTGGACGCCCACTTCCAGGCTGCCCTTCTttacaccaccgcctccggcCAGCGCAGAGTCCGCTGCTTGAACGTCATCGCTGGTGTTAGCGAACAGGCGAGAGATAGCATCAAGTTTATTGACCAGGATGCTGTCTACACTATTCTTGCAAAGGAAGCCTCCACCAAGCTTGCTTCTACTAGCAGTAGTCTGAAGGACATCCGGGCGGGTCTTACGGAGAAGACGATTGATGTCTTGGCCATGTACCGCAAGAATTTCCTGGCTCAGGCGCATCCACCCGGACAGCTGGTTATGccggagaggttgaaggagtTTGCGATGTACATGCTTGGCATGATCAAATCCCGTGCTTTCAAGGGCGGTAATGAAACATCTGACCGGAGGGTGCacgagatgaggatgattcGCTCCATGGGCTGCCTGGAACTGTCTCTCTACCTCTACCCGAGGATGATACCAATTCACAACCTCGCTCCCGAAGATGGCTTCCCCGACCCCGCCACCGGACACCTCAAGATGCCCCCTTCCACCCGCACCACCTTCTCTCGTGTCGAACCCGGGGGTGTGTACATTGTGGACAATGGCCAGCAGCTCCTCATCTGGTTCCACGCCCAGACGAGCCCGAACCTGATTGAGGACTTGTTTGGGCCTGGAATGGACGAGCTGAGGAAGCTGGACGCGTACACGAGCCAGCTGCCGGTGTTGGAGACGCACTTGAATGCGCAGGTGAGGAATATTTTggagtggttgagggggatgaggggaagCAAGGGGTTGACGGTGCAGCTGGCGAGGCAGGGGTTGGACGGGGCCGAGTAC
The sequence above is a segment of the Podospora pseudoanserina strain CBS 124.78 chromosome 5, whole genome shotgun sequence genome. Coding sequences within it:
- the SFB3 gene encoding COPII coat Sec23p-Sfb3p heterodimer component (COG:U; EggNog:ENOG503NUA4) → MAEFGMYHALGQGENIDPNDPHRRTQPAAPQFQPPVAPNPYQPQASSPYGAPTPPAQQPYYGTPSPAGVPPPPQLPGYGAPPAGEPGYFQGQQSPADDGGLAAQMGGMSLGPDAGHGAARRKKKDRHAYHQVEAVGSSQPFNGIPPAGTPATAFLNAEPSAAGARYGGSQFPAPVSPGFNPVPASPAEFAARGGGFGDATASATMVSSGGQDRVSPDEMPSVPLSRDSVQQYFLTNVYPTFERLVPPPATTSFVAFDQGNSSPKFARLSLTNIPATAEGLKSTALPLGLVLQPLAPLQAGELPIPVLDFGDAGPPRCHRCRAYINPFMIFRSGGNKFVCNLCNYANDTPPEYFCATSPQGVRVDRDQRPELMRGTVEFVVPKEYWTREPVGLRYVFVIDVTQESFNKGYLEAFCEGILRALYAPEDDEEKDENGEVKRRIPAGAKVGFVTYDKEVHFYNVSPSLEQAQMMIMPDIEDPFVPLSEGLFVDPYESKTVITSLLTRLPQMFSDIKNPEPALLSTLNAVVGALEKTGGKIFCSLAALPTWGPGRLFMRDDGKHPNGEPDKKLFSTEHPAWRKLAEKLVSIGAGVDFFMASPSGGYLDIATVGYVSATTGGETFFYPNFIAGRDNTKLSLEIKHAVTRETGYQALMKVRCSNGLQVSAYHGNFIQHTFGADLEIGVIDADKALGVTFGYDGKLDSKLDAHFQAALLYTTASGQRRVRCLNVIAGVSEQARDSIKFIDQDAVYTILAKEASTKLASTSSSLKDIRAGLTEKTIDVLAMYRKNFLAQAHPPGQLVMPERLKEFAMYMLGMIKSRAFKGGNETSDRRVHEMRMIRSMGCLELSLYLYPRMIPIHNLAPEDGFPDPATGHLKMPPSTRTTFSRVEPGGVYIVDNGQQLLIWFHAQTSPNLIEDLFGPGMDELRKLDAYTSQLPVLETHLNAQVRNILEWLRGMRGSKGLTVQLARQGLDGAEYEFARLLVEDRNNEAQGYVDWLVAVHRGVQLEVSKGTRLK